The genome window TTCCCTTTCGCCACCTCCGTGAGAAAGCCGTGCGCCTCACGCACGGGCAGAATAAACGACCAGGAGATGACAAACCCCAGCAACGTGGCCAGGAGAATCGAGCTGCCCACAAAGACTCCCGTCAGAACCAGCGTTCTTCGAGTCGCCGGGGCGAGGCTGGCCCTGATTCCCGCCATCTGCTCCTCTTCGAAAGCGACGACCTGATCGACCAGCCCTTCGATTCTCTGATAAGTCGGATACCCGCTGCCCAGTTGCAGCCGCATCGCCTCGTCGACCTTGCCGTCGCGCAGGAGGTTCGCGATGTCGGCCACGGCGGTCAAAGCCTCGTCCTGGGCCGCGCGAATGCGCTGGATCAATTCCCGCTCCTCCGGCCGCGCCTCTTTTTCAATCAGCGCGAGCGTGTTGTTGAAGCGGTTGTTCTCGCGCAAGGTCCGATCGACCGTGGCCTTGTCCCGCAAGAGCAGGGCCATGGCGGTAAAGTTCATCTGCAAGGCGAGCGCATGCTGGATCTGGCGCGACCAGTCGACCCGCTTGTGCGCCTCATCGAGAAGCTGGCTCTGGCGGGACGTTCGGGTGATCGCTTGCAGGCTCAGCCCTCCCATCGCGATCATGAGCAGCGCGACCATGAGAAAACCCGTGAGTAGTTTGGCGTGAACCGAGGACTTGATCCCCGCCACCCACCGGACCAATCTCCCCAGCGGCGTGCGGATCAGGAGAAAATACGCGAATCTTTCTTCCCAGCCCGTTGCCGTCTGAGCCGAAGCCAAAACGTTATCCGGGCCGGTGACTTTTTCTTTGGACACCTGCTCACCCGTGGGACGATGCGCGTGGAGATGCTAACACGCCGGTAACATTCGTCAAGGCAAAGTTAATAGTTTCTCCTAAACAGGCGGAGCGAGAATCCAATCGAGCGAGGCGGCGTGACTTAAGACAGCCGAGTCAGCCTTTAGCGTGAGATTTGAGCAGCTCCGCGAACTGCTTGTGAAGTTTTTTGAGCTTGGGTGGAATCATGAATTGACAGTAGGGCTGGTAGGGATTTTTCGCATAGTACTTCTGGTGGTAATCTTCGGCATCATAAAATTCGCCGAGCCGCTCCACCGTTGTGACGACCGGCTTGCCGAAAGCCTTCGTCTCGTTTAATTCTTTGATGACCTCCTCGGCCTGCCGCTTCTGCTCTTCGTCGGCGTAAAGAACGACCGAACGGTACTGCGTGCCAACGTCGTTGCCCTGGCGGTTGAGCGTCGTCGGATCGTGCGTGGTGAAGAAAACGGTGAGAAGATCCTTGAAGCCGATCTCGCCCGGATTGAATTCGATGCGGATGACCTCCGCGTGGCCGGTATCTCCACCGCAAACTTCCTCGTAGGTCGGGT of Candidatus Binatia bacterium contains these proteins:
- the msrA gene encoding peptide-methionine (S)-S-oxide reductase MsrA, with protein sequence MATGRNTEAAVFGGGCFWCTEAVFDELSGVVSVMPGYAGGRVKNPTYEEVCGGDTGHAEVIRIEFNPGEIGFKDLLTVFFTTHDPTTLNRQGNDVGTQYRSVVLYADEEQKRQAEEVIKELNETKAFGKPVVTTVERLGEFYDAEDYHQKYYAKNPYQPYCQFMIPPKLKKLHKQFAELLKSHAKG